Below is a window of Agathobacter rectalis ATCC 33656 DNA.
TGCGCCGTTTTGCGGAGGCAGAGAATGTGCCTGTTGTCACTACAATAATGGGTAAGGGAGCTATACCTACCACCCATCCGCTTTATGTGGGAAACTGTGGTATGCACGGCAAATATGCGGCAAACAAGGCAGTCAGTGAGTGTGATTTACTTTTTTCAATAGGTACACGATTTAATGACAGAATAACCGGTGACTTAAATGAGTTCGCTCCAAAGGCAAAGATTGTACATATTGATGTGGATACTGCATCTATTTCACGAAATGTAGTGGTTGATGTGCCTATCGTTGCAGATGCCAATGTGGCGCTCGACAAGTTAAACGAGTGGGCTGAGCCGATAAAGACTGCTGAGTGGCAGAAGCAGATTAAGGCATGGGATGAGGAAAATCCTCTTGGCATGAGAAGAGACAAGGGTATGACACCTCAGATGATTATGGAGCATATCAATAAGAACTATAAGGATGCAATCTACGTTACAGATGTAGGTCAGCATCAGATGTGGGCTACACAGTACTTAGAGCTTGACAGCAACAGCCAGCTTCTTACATCGGGAGGTCTTGGAACCATGGGCTTTGGTCTTCCGGCAGCAATAGGTGCAAAGATTGCAAATCCTGACAAGGATGTTGTATGCATAAGCGGTGACGGTGGACTTCAGATGAATATACAGGAGCTTGCCACCTCAGTTGTACAGGGAGCAGGAGTGACCATATGCGTGCTCAATAACTACTATCTGGGCATGGTGCGCCAGATGCAGCAGCTTTTTTATGGCAAGCGTTATTCTGCAACTTGCCTTCGAAGAAGAAAGGGCTGCCCGGATGAGTGCAAGGGACCAAACGAGGCATGTCCGCCATACACACCGGATTTTCTCAAGCTTGTTGAAAGCTATGGTGGACACGGAATCCGCGTGGAAAAGGAAGAGGATATCGATGCAGCCTTTGCAGAGGCAAAGAAATATAAGGATGTACCTGTAATTATTGAGTTTATGATAGCTACGGATGAGATTGTTCTTCCAATGGTCAAGAGCGGAAATCCTATGAGCGAAATGATTTTAAAGTAGGAGGTGCAGAAGATGAATAATATTGAAATGAAAAACAGATGGATTGCACTTTATGTTGAGAATGAGGTCGGTGTTTTAGCAAAGGTTTCAGGACTTTTCTCTGCAAAATCCTACAATTTACAGTCTCTTACGGTTGGAACAACAGAGGATGAGACTATTTCCAGAATGACTATTTGCGTTACAAGCGATGATATTACCTTTGAGCAGATAAAAAAGCAGCTCAACAGAATGGTCGAGGTCATCAAGGTTATTGACCTGACTGATGTGCCTCTGCATATGAAGGAAATACTCTATGTCAGGGTATCAAAGCTCACCCGCGAGGAAATTACTGATATCTTCCAGACAGCGCAGGTTTTTAATATTGATGTGGTGGACAAGAATGCCGACAGCGTGATCTTAGAGAGCAAGCTCACAGAGCACCGCAATGATGATCTTATAGCCCTGCTCAAGTCACAGTACAAGCATATCTCGGTTGTGCGCGGTGGTGCCGTGGCCATTGAAGCTATGAGTACCGGCTGCCGCTAGATTATATATAGAATCTTGTGACAGTAATGAGGGGACAATTTGTATGTGTTGTTGCACAATGGTAAAATTAGTGTAATATTAACATAGAGTAAGGGACGAGAAGAACCCTAATATGTATTTATAAGCGATTACGAAGTGACTTAGATATTGTTAGAATTATGCCATGAAACACAGAAATGCCCTGCCATGGACGGCAGGGCAAGGCGTTATGCGCCACGGACGGCGCATAAAAGCCGGTTTCGTCAAGCATAGAAAATCTTAAAGCATAATTCTTACAATTATCTTAGCCACGTAGTTTTAAGCGCATAAATACATATTAGGGTTCTTCTCGTCCCGTAGTATTGCAATAAATTAGCGAGCCGCAACCTCAATAATTTCACCAACATACATAGTGTGC
It encodes the following:
- the ilvB gene encoding biosynthetic-type acetolactate synthase large subunit gives rise to the protein MDITGRKLFVKALEEEGVDTIFAYPGGTVTDLFDELYKTNSINLVLPRHEQGLIHEAEGYAKSTGKVGVCLVTSGPGATNTVTGLADAHYDNVPLVCFTGQVPLPLIGNDAFQEVDIVGITRNITKYSVTVRDRKDLGKIIKMAFHIARTGKPGPVLIDLPKDIQTASGPAEYPDKVEIRGYRVNDTVHVGQLKRAYKMLKSAKKPLILAGGGINVARANENLRRFAEAENVPVVTTIMGKGAIPTTHPLYVGNCGMHGKYAANKAVSECDLLFSIGTRFNDRITGDLNEFAPKAKIVHIDVDTASISRNVVVDVPIVADANVALDKLNEWAEPIKTAEWQKQIKAWDEENPLGMRRDKGMTPQMIMEHINKNYKDAIYVTDVGQHQMWATQYLELDSNSQLLTSGGLGTMGFGLPAAIGAKIANPDKDVVCISGDGGLQMNIQELATSVVQGAGVTICVLNNYYLGMVRQMQQLFYGKRYSATCLRRRKGCPDECKGPNEACPPYTPDFLKLVESYGGHGIRVEKEEDIDAAFAEAKKYKDVPVIIEFMIATDEIVLPMVKSGNPMSEMILK
- the ilvN gene encoding acetolactate synthase small subunit, with the protein product MKNRWIALYVENEVGVLAKVSGLFSAKSYNLQSLTVGTTEDETISRMTICVTSDDITFEQIKKQLNRMVEVIKVIDLTDVPLHMKEILYVRVSKLTREEITDIFQTAQVFNIDVVDKNADSVILESKLTEHRNDDLIALLKSQYKHISVVRGGAVAIEAMSTGCR